One window of the Trifolium pratense cultivar HEN17-A07 linkage group LG2, ARS_RC_1.1, whole genome shotgun sequence genome contains the following:
- the LOC123908940 gene encoding peroxidase 7-like has translation MKLHYLNSLFLLVIILDLSTNIYGLSSSQLVPKKILKPLLPPPEALLSIGHYHGTCPDAEGIISQKVAAWIKKDPTLAPSIIRLHFHDCAIRGCDASILLNHLGSERKAFESRSLRGFQLIDEIKVELEKRCPRTVSCADILTAAARDATILAGGPFWEVPFGRKDGKISVAKEANLVPQGHENITGLIGFFQERGLDMLDLVTLSGSHTIGRSTCYSVMNRIYNFNGTGKPDPSLSIYYLKMLRKRCKKDLDLVHLDVITPRTFDTTYYTNLKRKVGLLSTDQLLFSDVRTGPFVEAFATQPFLFTSQFAVSMVKLGNVQVLTRPNEGEIRVNCNYVNHV, from the exons ATGAAGCTCCACTACCTTAACTCACTGTTTCTTCTTGTGATCATCTTGGATCTAAGTACCAATATCTATGGTCTCTCATCATCACAACTCGTgcccaaaaaaatattgaagcCATTATTACCACCTCCTGAAGCCTTGCTTTCAATTGGTCACTATCATGGAACATGTCCAGATGCTGAAGGCATTATCTCACAAAAAGTTGCTGCTTGGATTAAGAAGGACCCTACCTTGGCCCCATCCATCATCCGTTTGCATTTCCATGATTGTGCCATCAGA GGATGTGATGCATCAATTTTGCTTAACCACTTAGGGAGTGAGAGAAAAGCTTTTGAGAGTAGATCCTTGAGAGGTTTTCAATTGATTGATGAGATCAAGGTTGAGCTTGAGAAGAGGTGTCCTAGAACAGTGTCATGTGCTGACATTCTCACAGCTGCTGCAAGAGATGCAACAATTTTAGCTGGAGGACCATTTTGGGAAGTCCCATTCGGACGAAAAGACGGCAAGATTTCAGTAGCCAAAGAAGCAAATTTGGTTCCACAAGGACATGAAAACATAACAGGTTTGATTGGTTTTTTTCAAGAAAGAGGACTTGACATGCTTGATTTGGTTACTCTCTCAGGCTCACACACAATTGGAAGAAGCACTTGTTATTCTGTTATGAATAGAATTTACAATTTCAATGGAACTGGTAAACCTGATCCTTCACTTAGTATCTATTACTTGAAGATGTTAAGGAAAAGATGTAAAAAAGATTTAGATTTGGTGCACCTTGATGTTATAACTCCTAGGACTTTTGACACTACATATTACACAAACCTTAAGAGGAAAGTTGGTTTGTTGTCAACAGATCAATTGCTGTTTTCAGATGTAAGGACAGGTCCTTTTGTGGAAGCATTTGCAACACAACCTTTTCTTTTTACTAGTCAATTTGCTGTGTCAATGGTGAAGCTTGGGAATGTTCAAGTTTTGACTAGGCCTAATGAAGGTGAAATCAGAGTCAATTGCAATTATGTCAATCATGTTTGA